A DNA window from Brassica napus cultivar Da-Ae chromosome C1, Da-Ae, whole genome shotgun sequence contains the following coding sequences:
- the LOC106372908 gene encoding glutathione S-transferase T2-like: MDSKNPYKISPFSSQQSDAPTLPEDTPVERRERRKWTPADDEGTFWKRVGEYYAASPHAREGGEKREHIHCKQKWNKINDLTNKFCGAFTAAERQSSSGQNENDVLKVAHEIFYSDYNMKFTLEHAWCVLSSKRKTGETGSQTSSTNVGDHEIRPEGIKAVKARRNNAQEKTLDEYKSIWEMKKEDLAMKEKLSKLAILDTLLTKKKPLSEAEEVKEQMGQDYSYSQPSWSEDYYRNTTDSGYSQAEADILEDQAESRYNNPEPVQYPPQPEVEFGFPKTCYCGGEPLLATSYTRNDPGRRYYTCENVDDGE, encoded by the exons ATGGATTCAAAGAATCCATATA AAATATCTCCTTTCAGTTCACAACAATCTGACGCTCCAACTCTACCTGAAGACACACCAGTGGAGCGTAGGGAGAGAAGGAAATGGACCCCAGCTGATGACGAG GGGACCTTCTGGAAACGAGTAGGAGAATATTATGCAGCAAGTCCTCACGCTAGAGAGGGTGGTGAAAAGAGAGAGCATATCCATTGTAAGCAGAAGTGGAACAAAATCAATGATCTCACCAACAAGTTCTGTGGCGCATTTACAGCTGCAGAGAGACAAAGTAGTAGTGGTCAGAATGAGAATGATGTTCTGAAGGTGGCTCATGAAATCTTCTACTCTGATTACAACATGAAGTTTACCCTTGAGCATGCTTGGTGTGTGTTGAG TTCAAAGAGGAAAACTGGTGAGACAGGTTCCCAAACCTCAAGCACCAATGTTGGTGATCATGAGATCCGGCCTGAAGGTATCAAAGCTGTAAAAGCCAGAAGGAATAATGCGCAAGAGAAGACTCTTGATGAGTATAAGAGCATTTGGGAAATGAAAAAGGAGGATTTAGCGATGAAGGAGAAACTGTCCAAGCTGGCCATACTAGACACTCTTCTTACTAAAAAAAAGCCACTAAGTGAGGCTGAAGAA GTTAAGGAACAGATGGGACAAGATTATAGCTATAGCCAGCCTTCATGGTCAGAGGATTATTATAGGAACACGACTGACAGTGGCTACAGCCAAGCAGAGGCAGATATTCTTGAGGACCAAGCTGAGAGTAGGTACAATAATCCAGAGCCGGTTCAGTACCCTCCTCAACCTGAGGTTGAGTTCGGCTTCCCGAAGACATGCTACTGTGGTGGTGAACCTCTTCTAGCAACATCTTACACTAGAAATGATCCAGGCAGAAGATACTACACGTGTGAGAATGTTGATGATGGAGAGTGA